The Ornithinimicrobium faecis genome includes a window with the following:
- a CDS encoding DUF4442 domain-containing protein: MRLPSWQSFGANHRVLRHGLNIWPPFAAAGIRVEELSDDFRYARVALRMRPLNRNYVGTHFGGSLFAMTDPFWMFLVLRNLGSGYVVWDKAGEIEFVSPGKSTVRAEFRVTDEHLDELREAAADGSKVLRWFETDVVAADGALVARVRKQLYVRRKPPKI, encoded by the coding sequence GTGAGGCTGCCCAGTTGGCAGAGCTTCGGAGCCAACCACCGGGTCCTGCGGCACGGCCTGAACATCTGGCCGCCGTTTGCTGCCGCCGGCATCCGCGTCGAGGAGCTGTCCGACGACTTTCGCTATGCGCGGGTGGCCCTGCGCATGCGACCGCTGAACCGCAACTATGTCGGCACCCACTTCGGCGGGTCACTGTTTGCGATGACCGACCCGTTCTGGATGTTCCTGGTGCTGCGCAACCTGGGGTCGGGCTATGTGGTCTGGGACAAGGCCGGGGAGATCGAGTTTGTCTCCCCGGGCAAGTCCACGGTCCGCGCCGAGTTCCGGGTCACCGACGAGCACCTGGACGAGCTGCGCGAGGCCGCAGCGGACGGGTCAAAGGTGCTGCGCTGGTTTGAGACTGATGTCGTGGCGGCGGACGGCGCGCTCGTCGCGCGCGTGCGCAAGCAACTCTACGTCCGGCGCAAACCCCCAAAAATATAA
- a CDS encoding DedA family protein, producing MVEAINEFVSTHADSQWVLWVVFALCIVDGFFPPLPSESIVVGLAAAAVAVGHPNLWLVFLAAAVGAFIGDNIAYTIGRHWLTGLADSPRPRIRRTMAWAAGQLERRGAVIIMAARYIPVGRVAVNITAGATRFPRWLFVVLDAVAAISWAAYSIAIGTLAGQWLHDNPLLAMAVAVTGGVLLGLLLERLLKLFTGSPHGADFPHDRTEENA from the coding sequence ATGGTCGAGGCGATCAACGAGTTCGTCAGCACGCACGCGGACTCGCAGTGGGTGCTGTGGGTGGTCTTTGCGCTCTGCATCGTCGACGGGTTCTTCCCGCCCCTGCCCAGCGAGTCGATCGTCGTGGGGCTGGCCGCCGCTGCCGTTGCGGTCGGGCACCCCAACCTGTGGCTGGTCTTCCTCGCCGCCGCGGTGGGTGCGTTCATCGGCGACAACATCGCCTACACGATCGGTCGGCACTGGCTGACCGGGCTGGCGGACAGTCCACGCCCACGGATCCGCCGGACGATGGCCTGGGCGGCGGGCCAGCTCGAGCGTCGCGGCGCGGTCATCATCATGGCCGCTCGCTATATCCCGGTCGGTCGGGTCGCGGTCAACATCACCGCTGGCGCGACCCGGTTCCCGCGCTGGCTCTTTGTCGTCCTGGACGCCGTTGCCGCGATCAGCTGGGCTGCCTATTCCATCGCGATCGGGACGCTCGCCGGTCAGTGGCTGCATGACAACCCGCTGCTGGCGATGGCCGTCGCCGTGACCGGTGGGGTGTTGCTCGGCCTGCTGCTCGAGCGGCTGCTCAAGCTGTTCACGGGGTCGCCGCACGGGGCGGACTTCCCGCATGACCGGACCGAGGAGAACGCGTGA
- a CDS encoding CPBP family intramembrane glutamic endopeptidase, translated as MIEGTLADRRRLVTETLLVLGVSLGASAIWSLLSLLRKLTAPTPLAQQTTAMNTSRAPQRPWLDLAYQLADILLPLVPVLLALFLLAQHLPRPHQVMGLDLTRPAHDILMGLGLAAVIGLPGLALYLGARELGFNTTISAAGLPSIWWGVPVLVLAAIGNAVLEEVVMVGYLFTRWAQAGWSTAAIIVTSALVRGSYHLYQGFGGFIGNIAMGLILGVVYARTKRVMPLVIAHTVLDVVAFVGYALVAPHVSWL; from the coding sequence ATGATCGAGGGCACCCTGGCGGATCGGCGCCGTCTGGTCACCGAGACCCTGCTGGTCCTCGGGGTGAGCCTCGGGGCCTCGGCGATCTGGTCGTTGCTCTCCCTGCTGCGCAAACTGACAGCGCCCACTCCGCTGGCGCAGCAGACCACCGCGATGAACACCTCCCGCGCGCCGCAACGACCCTGGCTGGACCTGGCCTATCAGTTGGCCGACATCCTGCTGCCCCTGGTGCCGGTGCTGCTGGCCCTGTTCCTGCTCGCCCAGCACCTCCCCAGGCCGCACCAGGTGATGGGGCTGGACCTGACCAGGCCAGCACACGACATACTGATGGGTCTGGGTCTTGCCGCCGTGATCGGTCTGCCGGGGCTGGCGCTCTATCTGGGGGCGCGCGAGCTCGGGTTCAACACCACCATCAGCGCCGCGGGGCTGCCGTCGATCTGGTGGGGTGTGCCCGTCCTGGTGCTCGCCGCGATCGGCAACGCGGTGCTCGAGGAGGTGGTCATGGTCGGCTATCTGTTCACCCGGTGGGCCCAGGCCGGCTGGTCGACCGCGGCGATCATCGTGACCAGCGCCCTGGTGCGGGGCAGCTATCACCTCTATCAGGGCTTCGGCGGGTTCATCGGCAACATCGCGATGGGTCTGATCCTCGGGGTGGTCTATGCCCGCACCAAGCGCGTGATGCCGCTCGTCATCGCGCACACGGTGCTCGACGTTGTGGCCTTCGTCGGCTATGCGCTCGTCGCTCCGCACGTCTCGTGGTTGTGA
- a CDS encoding S8 family serine peptidase yields the protein MRTANPGKRARIAAFAASAVVVSPLAIGTMSAQADVVTDLQPGETKTYIVQLADEPLVAFNGGDGLAATAPKAGEKVDVDSAAAQAYTSHLDAQRAEVLDTIGLSSSDVVTTYDTALSGFAVKMNNVEAAHMAKAPGVVQVWEDEVRHADTVQTPDYLGLSGEGGVWDTQFGGVDNAGDGIIVGVIDTGIDPNNPSFSGEGFGEAPEDWAGSCDEAGVDQYAAFECNNKIIGARFYGTDYGNPLIPEEFESARDYNGHGSHTAGTAAGNNDVPLSILGADLGNASGMAPAAQIAVYKGLWMTADGTGSGTTAGLVAAIDDAVADGVDVINYSISGSSTSIVGADEVAFLYAADAGIFVSTSAGNSGDTVGVSSVAHNAPWTMTVAASTHNRGAQNSVTLGDGASFDGVGYGGPLAATALVNAEDIPAEGADVAEANLCAPGTVDDAGAAGKIVVCTRGAYALVDKGTEVINSGGAGMIMINDPAGAAGQNAIIYGLPATHLTAEDGVLVKAYAATEGATAEFSATENTTVNAPEMASFSSYGPALAGGGDLLKPDITGPGVDIAAAYHADHSDPGQPTFDQISGTSMSAPHIAGLGALLKQQYPDWSPAAIKSAMMTTARDVDDAGDPIKLLGEEASPLNYGAGEVRPAPSYNPGLVYDAGWDEWLNYACSIGQATDCAEDIDPSDMNYPSISIGKLAGIQTVTRTVTDVTGEGGTYTAEVEAPEGLTVTVEPSTIEVPANGTASFEVTIEAATAEVDTYHFAQLRLVNGDIVVESPIAVQPTALAAPAEVSGTVGEGGTVERQGGADRYETATLVAAQFADDADTVYIATGDEYADALAGSAPAAGGITPGIAPAEALAAAPVLLSRPDHLPAVTAEALEAIKPSNIVLLGGNSAIDDATAAEIAEFGEVTRVEGANRYETSVSIAQMYGAVDKVYVASGENYPDALTGAALAGHEGYPVVLTQNDNVPNVLTDYLASEDAAGAEVVVLGGSVAVSDAVTEELGATRLAGDDRWGTAVEISKAFGVDSPETTLIASGQNWPDALSGSALAASVGVPVLLTQSDNLPNPIGDELERLTSQGAMLLGGLQAVGQQPEDEVRAIVEGEGQSVSYEAVTGFEGTITAEVDGLVAAEVLPVEVTSDGPGGGAGIADVIVPVTVPEGTSTLRVSTFAAETDPADIDIDLYLANSEGAVIAQSAVGGSDESITLHGVDPGEYLVALDYWDGAAGATATVPTYVWTVGDAAEGNLTITPESADATIGGVVDYTAAWSGLEAGVRYLGAVNYSDGTDPVGKTLVSINP from the coding sequence GTGCGTACTGCTAACCCCGGGAAGCGAGCGCGGATTGCCGCGTTTGCTGCCTCCGCGGTCGTAGTCTCGCCGCTGGCGATCGGCACCATGTCGGCTCAGGCCGACGTTGTGACCGACCTCCAGCCTGGCGAGACGAAGACCTACATCGTCCAGCTGGCCGACGAGCCGCTGGTCGCCTTCAACGGCGGCGACGGCCTGGCGGCCACCGCCCCCAAGGCAGGTGAGAAGGTCGACGTCGACAGCGCTGCCGCGCAGGCCTACACCTCCCACCTGGACGCTCAGCGTGCCGAGGTGCTGGACACCATCGGCTTGAGCTCCTCCGACGTCGTCACGACCTACGACACCGCCCTGAGCGGCTTCGCGGTCAAGATGAACAACGTCGAGGCAGCGCACATGGCCAAGGCTCCTGGCGTGGTCCAGGTGTGGGAGGACGAGGTCCGCCACGCGGACACCGTCCAGACCCCCGACTATCTCGGCCTGTCTGGCGAGGGCGGCGTGTGGGACACACAGTTCGGTGGCGTCGACAACGCTGGCGACGGCATCATCGTGGGTGTCATTGACACCGGCATCGACCCCAACAACCCGAGCTTCTCGGGTGAGGGCTTCGGCGAGGCCCCCGAGGACTGGGCCGGCAGCTGTGACGAGGCAGGCGTCGACCAATACGCCGCCTTCGAGTGCAACAACAAGATCATCGGCGCGCGCTTCTACGGCACCGATTACGGCAACCCCCTCATTCCCGAGGAGTTCGAGTCGGCTCGCGACTACAACGGTCACGGCTCGCACACCGCCGGCACTGCCGCCGGCAACAACGACGTGCCGCTGAGCATCCTGGGTGCTGACCTGGGCAACGCCTCCGGCATGGCCCCGGCCGCGCAGATCGCGGTCTACAAGGGCCTGTGGATGACCGCTGACGGCACCGGCTCTGGCACCACTGCCGGCCTGGTCGCAGCCATTGACGACGCAGTCGCCGACGGCGTCGACGTCATCAACTACTCGATCTCCGGCTCCAGCACCTCCATCGTCGGCGCCGACGAGGTCGCCTTCCTCTATGCCGCTGACGCGGGCATCTTCGTGTCCACCTCGGCCGGCAACTCCGGTGACACCGTCGGTGTCTCCTCGGTCGCGCACAACGCTCCGTGGACGATGACTGTCGCGGCGAGCACCCACAACCGTGGTGCTCAGAACAGCGTGACGCTGGGCGATGGCGCGAGCTTCGACGGCGTCGGCTACGGCGGCCCGCTCGCGGCGACCGCACTGGTCAACGCCGAGGACATCCCGGCCGAGGGCGCAGACGTCGCCGAGGCCAACCTGTGTGCCCCGGGCACCGTGGACGATGCTGGTGCAGCAGGCAAGATCGTGGTCTGCACCCGTGGCGCCTACGCCCTGGTCGACAAGGGCACTGAGGTCATCAACAGCGGTGGCGCCGGCATGATCATGATCAACGACCCCGCTGGTGCGGCCGGTCAGAACGCGATCATCTACGGCCTTCCGGCCACCCACCTCACCGCTGAGGACGGCGTGCTCGTCAAGGCCTACGCTGCCACCGAAGGCGCGACCGCTGAGTTCTCGGCCACCGAGAACACCACGGTCAACGCTCCCGAGATGGCGTCCTTCTCGTCCTACGGTCCGGCACTGGCCGGCGGCGGCGACCTGCTCAAGCCGGACATCACCGGCCCGGGCGTGGACATCGCAGCGGCCTACCACGCCGACCACTCCGACCCGGGTCAGCCGACCTTCGACCAGATCTCCGGCACCTCCATGTCCGCCCCGCACATCGCGGGACTGGGTGCACTGCTCAAGCAGCAGTACCCCGACTGGAGCCCCGCCGCGATCAAGTCGGCGATGATGACCACGGCTCGCGACGTTGACGACGCTGGCGACCCGATCAAGCTGCTCGGCGAGGAGGCTTCCCCGCTCAACTACGGCGCCGGCGAGGTCCGCCCCGCCCCGTCCTACAACCCGGGTCTGGTCTATGACGCGGGCTGGGACGAGTGGCTGAACTACGCGTGCTCGATCGGTCAGGCCACTGACTGCGCCGAGGACATCGACCCCAGCGACATGAACTACCCGAGCATCTCCATCGGCAAGCTCGCTGGCATCCAGACCGTCACCCGGACGGTCACTGACGTGACCGGCGAGGGCGGCACCTACACCGCTGAGGTGGAGGCCCCCGAGGGCCTGACCGTCACGGTTGAGCCGTCGACCATCGAGGTCCCGGCCAACGGCACGGCGTCCTTCGAGGTCACCATCGAGGCGGCCACCGCCGAGGTGGACACCTACCACTTCGCGCAGCTGCGTCTGGTGAACGGCGACATCGTCGTCGAGAGCCCGATCGCCGTGCAGCCGACCGCCCTGGCGGCCCCGGCTGAGGTCAGCGGCACCGTGGGCGAGGGTGGCACCGTCGAGCGCCAGGGTGGCGCGGACCGTTACGAGACGGCCACCCTGGTGGCCGCTCAGTTCGCTGACGATGCAGACACCGTCTACATCGCCACCGGCGACGAGTATGCCGACGCCCTGGCTGGCTCCGCGCCGGCCGCTGGCGGCATCACACCGGGCATCGCCCCGGCCGAGGCCCTGGCTGCCGCTCCGGTCCTGCTGTCCCGTCCGGACCACCTGCCGGCCGTCACCGCGGAGGCACTGGAGGCAATCAAGCCGTCCAACATCGTGCTCCTGGGTGGCAACAGCGCCATCGACGACGCGACCGCGGCGGAGATCGCCGAGTTCGGAGAGGTCACCCGCGTCGAGGGCGCGAACCGCTACGAGACCTCGGTCTCCATCGCGCAGATGTATGGCGCGGTCGACAAGGTCTATGTCGCCAGCGGTGAGAACTACCCCGACGCGCTGACCGGCGCCGCACTGGCCGGCCACGAGGGCTACCCCGTCGTGCTGACCCAGAACGACAACGTGCCCAACGTCCTGACCGACTACCTGGCCTCCGAGGACGCTGCGGGTGCCGAGGTCGTCGTGCTGGGCGGCTCGGTGGCCGTCTCCGACGCTGTCACCGAGGAGCTGGGCGCGACCCGCCTCGCCGGTGACGACCGTTGGGGCACTGCCGTCGAGATCTCCAAGGCGTTCGGGGTCGACTCCCCGGAGACGACCCTGATCGCCAGTGGTCAGAACTGGCCGGACGCCCTGTCCGGCAGTGCGCTGGCCGCCAGCGTCGGCGTGCCGGTGCTGCTCACGCAGTCCGACAACCTGCCGAACCCCATCGGCGACGAGCTTGAGCGGCTCACCTCGCAGGGCGCCATGCTGCTCGGTGGCCTGCAGGCCGTCGGTCAGCAGCCCGAGGACGAGGTGCGCGCGATCGTCGAGGGCGAGGGCCAGTCCGTGTCCTACGAGGCCGTCACCGGCTTCGAGGGCACCATCACCGCCGAGGTCGACGGCCTGGTCGCCGCTGAGGTCCTGCCGGTCGAGGTCACCTCGGACGGCCCGGGCGGTGGCGCCGGCATTGCCGACGTCATCGTGCCGGTCACGGTCCCGGAGGGCACCTCCACCCTGCGCGTCTCGACGTTCGCGGCGGAGACCGACCCGGCTGACATCGACATCGACCTCTACCTCGCCAACAGCGAGGGTGCGGTCATCGCACAGAGCGCGGTGGGCGGCTCCGATGAGTCCATCACGCTGCACGGTGTCGACCCGGGCGAGTACCTCGTCGCCCTGGACTACTGGGACGGTGCAGCGGGGGCCACGGCCACCGTGCCGACCTACGTCTGGACCGTCGGTGACGCCGCTGAGGGCAACCTCACGATCACGCCGGAGTCCGCTGACGCCACCATCGGTGGCGTGGTCGACTACACCGCCGCATGGAGCGGTCTGGAGGCAGGTGTCCGCTACCTCGGTGCGGTCAACTACTCCGACGGCACCGACCCGGTGGGCAAGACGCTGGTCTCGATCAACCCGTGA
- a CDS encoding DUF2891 family protein, which translates to MDQRLLQIAVEVLRRPYPYSSGHVATGPDDTDITPQRLHPSFHGALDWHSSVHMQWSLVQLLEPYAEGPAHPAPSPVVSAARELLDERLTQEHLATEAAYLRERPAFERPYGWAWAALLGAAVRDHPSWSAAMGPLLDVIAEHVLAWLPRQAYPIRHGKHQNDAFGLLLLHRGYASLGRDDVVAAVSDRARDWFAGDGPAHTADEPSGSDFLSPALTEAVLMQRVLGEEEFGPWLERFLPGLGEGAHAHLLEPPAVLDPSDGQGAHLLGLALSRAWQLRALARSLPPARGGILRSSADRQVAAVLPHVTDGDFMATHWLVSFLLLARE; encoded by the coding sequence ATGGATCAACGCCTCCTCCAGATCGCCGTCGAGGTCCTGCGCCGGCCCTATCCCTACTCCTCGGGGCATGTCGCGACCGGCCCGGACGACACCGACATCACGCCACAGCGGCTCCACCCGAGCTTCCACGGTGCCCTCGACTGGCACAGCTCCGTGCATATGCAGTGGTCCCTGGTCCAACTGCTCGAGCCGTATGCCGAGGGGCCGGCTCACCCCGCCCCCTCACCGGTGGTGTCGGCCGCCCGGGAGCTCCTGGACGAGCGGCTCACCCAGGAGCACCTGGCCACCGAGGCCGCCTACCTGCGGGAACGGCCCGCCTTCGAGCGCCCCTACGGCTGGGCCTGGGCGGCACTGCTCGGGGCCGCCGTGCGTGATCACCCGTCGTGGTCGGCCGCGATGGGACCGCTGCTGGACGTGATCGCCGAGCACGTGCTGGCCTGGCTGCCGCGGCAGGCCTATCCGATCCGCCACGGCAAGCACCAGAACGACGCCTTCGGGTTGCTGCTCCTGCACCGCGGTTATGCGTCGCTCGGTCGCGATGACGTCGTGGCCGCCGTGAGTGACCGCGCTCGCGACTGGTTTGCTGGCGATGGGCCCGCGCACACGGCGGACGAGCCGTCCGGCAGCGACTTCCTCTCACCCGCCCTGACCGAAGCCGTGCTGATGCAGCGGGTGCTGGGGGAGGAGGAGTTTGGGCCCTGGCTGGAGCGCTTCCTGCCGGGCCTGGGCGAGGGTGCCCACGCCCACCTGCTGGAGCCACCGGCCGTGCTGGACCCCAGCGATGGGCAGGGCGCGCACCTGCTGGGCCTGGCCTTGTCGCGCGCCTGGCAGCTCCGCGCCCTGGCGAGGTCACTGCCGCCGGCGCGTGGCGGCATACTGCGCTCCTCGGCCGACCGACAGGTCGCCGCCGTGCTGCCGCACGTGACGGACGGCGATTTCATGGCCACCCACTGGCTGGTCAGCTTCCTGCTGCTCGCGCGGGAGTGA
- a CDS encoding ABC transporter ATP-binding protein → MLRLDDVTVRFGDLLAVDEVSLALPEGQVLAVLGPSGCGKSTLLRAIAGLEDLSGGSVNLNGQDLAGVPTHRRGFALMFQDGQLFRHLDVAGNVGYPLRLRGVDRSEANAQVVDLLETVGLPDYGDRDVTTLSGGEQQRVALARALAAQPRVLLLDEPLSALDRSLRERLAGDLRGILSATHTTALLVTHDHDEAFTLADRMAVMLEGQIVQQGPTQTVWTEPVDRRVAEFLGFSTFLVGTPAEQVADAAGLPNPSRAPLALRRSALRVDPDGPLHATVRRAAAISDAVRVDLELDDVGPVEALAPQDAVLTPGHRVRVLPDRAGMALL, encoded by the coding sequence ATGCTGCGCCTGGATGACGTGACGGTCCGCTTTGGAGACCTGCTTGCCGTCGACGAGGTGTCCCTGGCTCTGCCCGAGGGGCAGGTGCTCGCCGTGCTCGGGCCCTCTGGCTGCGGCAAGTCGACGCTGCTGCGCGCCATCGCTGGCCTCGAGGATCTCTCCGGTGGCAGCGTCAACCTCAACGGCCAGGACCTGGCGGGAGTGCCGACGCACCGGCGCGGTTTCGCCCTGATGTTCCAGGACGGCCAGCTCTTCCGGCACCTCGATGTCGCCGGCAACGTCGGCTATCCGTTGCGATTGCGCGGCGTGGACCGTTCCGAGGCAAACGCGCAGGTGGTCGACCTGTTGGAGACGGTCGGGCTGCCGGACTATGGCGACCGTGACGTCACGACCCTGTCCGGTGGTGAGCAGCAACGCGTCGCGCTCGCCCGGGCACTGGCTGCGCAGCCGCGGGTGCTGTTGCTGGATGAGCCGCTGTCTGCCCTGGACCGCTCGCTGCGTGAGCGCCTGGCTGGTGATCTGCGCGGCATTCTGAGCGCGACCCACACCACCGCCTTGTTGGTCACGCACGATCACGACGAGGCATTCACGCTCGCGGATCGGATGGCGGTGATGCTCGAGGGGCAGATCGTCCAGCAGGGGCCAACCCAGACCGTGTGGACTGAGCCGGTGGACCGCCGGGTCGCCGAGTTCCTGGGTTTCAGCACGTTCCTGGTGGGCACCCCCGCCGAGCAGGTCGCCGATGCCGCCGGCTTGCCCAACCCGTCCCGGGCACCGTTGGCGCTGCGGCGGTCCGCGCTGCGCGTCGACCCCGACGGCCCCCTGCACGCCACCGTCCGCAGGGCAGCCGCGATCAGCGACGCCGTGCGAGTGGACCTCGAGCTGGACGACGTCGGCCCGGTCGAGGCGCTCGCACCCCAGGACGCGGTCCTCACCCCAGGACATCGCGTGCGGGTGCTCCCTGACCGGGCAGGCATGGCGCTCCTCTGA
- a CDS encoding ABC transporter permease produces the protein MGRHHHRLAPARLIPARVVPAVGVTLLALLPLAFLAVFFVLPVGGMLVRGFYPDGAWDLSGVGEVLGRDRTTRVLGFTIGMATLGTALTLLLGLPLAFVLYRLVFPGRALLRAIVVMPFVLPTVVVGVMFRALLSSGGPLGFLGWDRSWLAILLAFVFFNLAVVVRTVGGMWEGLDRRAEESAAALGASPVHVFRTVTLPALLPSIVSAGTLVFLFCSTAFGVVLTLGGLRYGTIESEIYLLTTEFLDLQGAAVLSVIQLIAVVVMLALAARARSRSEATTDRAAARSVARAPRGSDAPLLVIAGLVVAFVLTPVLTLVARSLRGGSGWTLEHYRALADPSATTAMRVSILEAVQNSVSTAVDATIIAMVLGVCVSIVVSRRPRRAGARRLVSVLDGAFMLPLGISAVTVGFGFLITLDRPPLDLRTSAVLVPIAQALVALPLVVRTITPVLRSVDPRIRQAAAALGAGPLRAAWTAEGPVLGRPLLAATGFAFAVSLGEFGATSFLARPDRPTVPVMIYELIGRPGTDNMGMALAASVVLSLLTVSVMGLVERLRVGSVGSF, from the coding sequence GTGGGCCGACATCACCACCGGCTAGCCCCCGCACGCCTGATCCCGGCGCGTGTTGTTCCAGCCGTCGGGGTCACGCTGCTGGCCCTGTTGCCGCTGGCCTTCCTGGCGGTCTTCTTTGTCCTGCCCGTCGGCGGGATGCTGGTGCGCGGCTTCTATCCCGACGGCGCCTGGGACCTCTCCGGGGTCGGGGAGGTCCTCGGCCGGGACCGGACCACCCGGGTGCTGGGCTTCACGATCGGTATGGCGACACTCGGCACCGCGCTGACCCTCCTGTTGGGTCTGCCGCTGGCTTTTGTGCTCTATCGGTTGGTCTTTCCAGGTCGGGCACTGCTGCGCGCCATCGTGGTCATGCCCTTCGTGCTGCCCACGGTGGTGGTGGGCGTGATGTTCCGGGCGCTGCTGTCCAGTGGCGGGCCCCTGGGCTTCCTGGGGTGGGACCGCAGCTGGCTCGCGATCCTGCTCGCGTTCGTCTTCTTCAATCTGGCCGTCGTCGTGCGCACCGTCGGCGGCATGTGGGAGGGGCTGGACCGGCGGGCCGAGGAGTCTGCTGCGGCTCTGGGCGCCTCGCCCGTGCACGTCTTCCGGACCGTGACCCTTCCGGCGCTGCTGCCCTCGATCGTCTCGGCGGGGACGTTGGTCTTCCTGTTCTGCTCCACCGCCTTCGGGGTCGTGCTGACCCTCGGCGGGTTGCGTTACGGCACGATCGAGAGCGAGATCTATCTGCTGACGACCGAGTTCCTGGACCTGCAGGGCGCGGCCGTGCTGTCGGTGATCCAGCTGATCGCCGTCGTGGTGATGTTGGCCCTCGCCGCGCGTGCCCGGTCCCGGTCCGAGGCCACGACCGACCGCGCCGCCGCACGCTCGGTCGCCCGGGCACCGCGGGGCTCTGATGCGCCGCTGTTGGTGATCGCCGGCCTGGTTGTCGCGTTCGTGCTCACGCCGGTCCTGACGCTGGTGGCGCGCTCGCTGCGCGGTGGCAGTGGGTGGACCCTGGAGCACTATCGAGCGCTCGCCGACCCCTCGGCCACGACCGCGATGCGCGTCAGCATCCTGGAGGCCGTGCAGAACTCGGTGAGCACGGCCGTGGACGCCACGATCATCGCCATGGTGCTGGGGGTGTGTGTCTCGATCGTGGTGTCCCGGCGTCCACGCCGGGCCGGGGCGCGCCGGCTGGTCTCCGTGCTGGACGGTGCCTTCATGCTGCCGCTGGGCATCTCCGCGGTGACTGTCGGTTTCGGTTTCCTGATCACTCTGGACCGACCTCCGCTCGATCTGCGCACCTCCGCGGTCCTCGTGCCGATCGCCCAGGCCCTGGTGGCGCTCCCGCTGGTGGTGCGCACCATCACGCCGGTCCTGCGCTCGGTCGATCCGCGGATCCGCCAGGCCGCCGCGGCGCTCGGGGCCGGGCCACTGCGTGCCGCCTGGACTGCCGAGGGGCCGGTCCTGGGCCGTCCGCTGTTGGCCGCCACCGGGTTTGCGTTCGCGGTCTCGCTCGGCGAGTTTGGGGCCACCAGCTTCCTGGCGCGCCCCGACCGGCCTACTGTTCCCGTGATGATCTATGAGCTGATCGGGCGCCCGGGCACCGACAACATGGGGATGGCCCTGGCCGCCTCCGTGGTCCTCAGTCTGCTCACCGTGAGCGTCATGGGTCTGGTCGAGCGGCTCCGCGTCGGCAGCGTGGGGTCCTTCTGA
- a CDS encoding thiamine ABC transporter substrate-binding protein, producing the protein MQYADTRRRGAAHLAAGLGLALALSGCTLLGADDEPTPDQQNPQDSAGETSETSPQNAEVVLVTHESFTLPDEVLAGFTEQTGYQVVVQASADAGALTNQLVLTKGSPIGDAVFGIDNTFASRAVNEGVLTAYSPSDLPPEVSEHALPGEAADYLTPIDYGDVCVNIDDAWFEAEGIEPPQTLADLTDPTYADLFVTSGASSSSPGLAFLIATIGEFGADGWQGYWRDLMANGAVITSGWSDSYGVDFTFSGGDRPIVLSYASSPPFTIPEGGEEPTTSALLDTCFRQVEYAGVLEGAANPEGAQALVDYLLTDEVQAAIPDAMFVYPVTDVELPELWAQWADVAPEPIQVDPELIEESREDWVREWADITTG; encoded by the coding sequence ATGCAGTATGCCGACACGCGCCGCCGCGGCGCCGCTCACCTGGCCGCCGGGCTGGGTCTGGCACTCGCTCTCAGCGGGTGCACGTTGCTGGGCGCGGACGACGAGCCCACACCAGACCAGCAAAACCCCCAAGACAGTGCGGGGGAGACCAGCGAGACCTCCCCACAAAACGCGGAGGTCGTGCTCGTCACGCACGAGTCGTTCACCCTGCCCGACGAGGTGCTCGCTGGCTTCACCGAGCAGACGGGCTATCAGGTGGTCGTGCAGGCCTCCGCCGATGCCGGTGCCCTGACCAACCAACTGGTGCTCACCAAGGGCAGTCCCATCGGCGATGCCGTCTTCGGCATCGACAACACCTTCGCCAGCCGAGCCGTCAACGAGGGGGTCCTGACGGCATACAGCCCCTCGGATCTGCCGCCGGAGGTGAGCGAGCACGCGCTCCCGGGGGAGGCCGCTGACTATCTGACGCCGATCGACTACGGCGACGTCTGCGTCAACATCGACGACGCCTGGTTCGAGGCTGAGGGCATCGAGCCCCCGCAGACCCTGGCGGACCTGACCGACCCGACCTATGCGGACCTGTTCGTCACCTCGGGCGCGAGCTCCTCCAGCCCCGGCCTGGCCTTCCTGATCGCCACGATCGGTGAGTTCGGCGCGGACGGCTGGCAGGGCTACTGGCGCGACCTGATGGCCAACGGAGCGGTGATCACCTCCGGTTGGTCGGACTCCTACGGCGTCGACTTCACGTTCAGCGGCGGCGACCGCCCGATCGTGCTGTCCTATGCCTCCAGCCCCCCGTTCACGATCCCCGAGGGCGGGGAGGAGCCCACCACGAGCGCCCTGCTGGACACCTGCTTCCGCCAGGTCGAATATGCCGGCGTCCTGGAGGGTGCGGCGAACCCCGAGGGCGCCCAGGCCCTGGTTGACTATCTCCTGACCGACGAGGTCCAGGCGGCCATCCCCGACGCGATGTTCGTCTACCCCGTCACCGACGTCGAGCTGCCCGAGCTGTGGGCGCAGTGGGCCGACGTGGCACCGGAGCCGATCCAGGTCGACCCGGAGCTGATCGAGGAGAGCCGGGAGGACTGGGTGCGCGAGTGGGCCGACATCACCACCGGCTAG